The Stratiformator vulcanicus genome has a segment encoding these proteins:
- a CDS encoding Uma2 family endonuclease, with amino-acid sequence MSSVHSTDHAASPADAETARRLERVSFPLKSGDHLTQEEFHRRYEETPPGFRAELIGGIVYVSSPVSANHGKPDNTISTWLGVFAARTAGVDAYTNTTVILLHDGEPQPDGCLVVEGGGAELVEQKTRHGRNKLYLKGAPELVVEVAISSADIDSFEKKDDYEKAGVKEYVLVLLEEHEVRWWRNSLDEEQEERSFSEIEPDGVGIYHSIQFPGLWLNSKAFLDGDAAGVLATLEQGLKARND; translated from the coding sequence ATGAGTTCCGTTCATTCGACCGATCATGCAGCTTCGCCGGCCGATGCCGAGACGGCGCGTCGACTTGAGCGTGTGTCGTTCCCACTGAAGTCGGGCGACCACCTGACGCAGGAAGAGTTTCACCGCAGGTATGAGGAGACTCCGCCAGGCTTTCGCGCGGAGTTGATCGGGGGGATCGTTTACGTGTCGTCACCAGTATCTGCCAATCACGGAAAGCCGGATAACACGATCTCGACATGGCTCGGCGTCTTCGCCGCCCGGACTGCCGGTGTCGATGCCTACACGAACACGACCGTCATCTTACTCCACGACGGAGAACCGCAGCCGGACGGATGCCTGGTCGTCGAGGGTGGCGGCGCGGAGTTGGTCGAGCAAAAGACCCGTCACGGCCGAAACAAGCTCTATCTGAAAGGGGCTCCCGAACTCGTTGTGGAAGTTGCTATCAGCAGCGCCGACATCGATTCATTTGAAAAGAAAGACGATTACGAGAAGGCGGGCGTGAAGGAATATGTCCTCGTCTTATTGGAAGAGCATGAGGTGCGGTGGTGGCGGAATTCATTGGATGAGGAACAAGAGGAGCGAAGCTTCTCTGAGATCGAGCCTGATGGCGTCGGAATTTATCATTCAATACAGTTCCCGGGATTGTGGTTGAATTCAAAAGCGTTTCTCGATGGAGATGCTGCAGGTGTGCTGGCAACATTGGAACAGGGGTTAAAGGCGAGGAACGACTAG